Genomic DNA from Lagopus muta isolate bLagMut1 chromosome 19, bLagMut1 primary, whole genome shotgun sequence:
ATCTCATCTTCAAGGCCTCTGCGGCACGGGAGGCTGCTGTCCTGGGGCAtggcaggagaaaaagcacTGAGCCCGGCCTGGTGCCGGGGCCATGCAGTCTCTGGCCATGAGtgcctgcagcagaagctgtggtCGTGGTGCCAGGGCTCAGAAGCAGCACTTCCCTCTGCTTGCAGATCGCACGGCTGGAGCAGACCTGGATGGTGTTGCGGCAGCGGCACACAGAGGGTGCCATCCTCTATGAGAAGAAGCTGAAGCCATTCCTGAAGAGCCTGAATGAAGGGAAAGGTGAGCAGGGCAGCTCCTGGTTCAGCCAAGCATATCCTTGCTGGGGGGGGGCACATGTTGGAGAGCTGCGTCCCTCTCCCAGCAGGGCCAGACACTTCCCGCCTGCTTCTatgcagccccagcagcgcCTGCTTGGCCTCAGCTGCCCCTTCTTTCCCAGGGAAGCATTTCATAACTAAATAAAACCAGCAGCTGGGCACAAACATGGCTCAGACGAGCCAAATCCTTGTGCTCATGGCAATGCGTGCCAAGCCAAGGGGACAGCGGCCGGTTGTGGGCAGGGAGGATGAAAAGCTGCATCTCCCTCACACGCAGCACCCTGGGATCTGCTCGCCCACTGCTCacccactgctgcagccctgggacaCACAGACTGCCAGAGCAGGAACAGCAGTGCTTCTCTCCTGGGCACAAGCAGAAAGGCTGGTGCTGGATGAGATGATGGCCTCAAGCAGAGCCTTCTTCAGAACCACAGCcatgtctgtgctgcagctgagccagAACTCTGTCCCAGGAGTGTGGTAGCAGCCCAGCTCCATACGGCTGTGTTGTCGTGGGAGTGCTGTGTGGGTCCAAGGCAGACAGGGAGCAAGATGAGGAGCATGCGGGGGCACTGAGCCACGTACCCACCAGCGTCAGGGTCATGAGTGGTGCTCACGGAGCCTCTCTCTGCAGAAGGGCCACCGCTGACCAACACCACCTTTCCCCACATCGTGCCCCTGGTGACTCTTCTGGAGCGGGACGACGCGCTGATGGACAGCCCTGAGCCCTGGGAGGCCACGGACAATGGCGTGGAGGTGGTCATGGCCCACCTGGAAGCTGCACGGATGGTGGCCCACCACGGCGGTCTGTACCACACCAACGCTGAGGTGAAGCTGCAGGGTAAGCaagatggggatggggttggcCCTTTTCCCTTCACCGGTGGCAGTGCTGGATGGAACATCCCGCAGGTGCAGGTCCTCATCCTGTCTCCATGGGACTGACTTTCCCTCCCTGCAGGTTTCCAGGGCAGAGCGGAACTGCTGGAGATCTTCAGCACCGAGTTCCAGCTGCGGCTGCTctggggcagccgtggggctgAAAGCAGCCAGGCCGAACGCTACGAGAAGTTCGACAAGGTCCTTACTGCCCTGTCCCACAAGCTGGAGCCGGCAGTGCGCTTCAGCGAGCTGTAACCCCCCCCAGCAATGGAAAGCCTCTCCATGAGGGACACAGTGGCAATGTGGGGACAaggaggaggaacagcagcCACTTCCCATCTGCCACTCACCTCCCTGGCACTGCCACTCCAAGGGATGGGGACAGCGTCCATCACCCAGCCCTGCCGCAGTCCATGGCTGCATGGtgcccctctcctcctccttcaggttccttcccttcccatctccctCTCGCCCATGGCTGCTGGGTCCCACTTGTAAATATGTTTCCACGGTCATTTCTGGATGTACAGATTCGCGGACAGTTCCTGGTGTAAATACTTAGGCTCATGCATTTTGTCCTGTAAATACGTGTACATAGCTCACGGCCTTGGTTCTTACATACAATAAACTTTTACGCTCTCTCTCTGGAGGCACTCCTCCACACCGGCACGCCGTGGTTGCTCATTGCTGGAGGGGGATTGAGGGACGCCCTCActttgctgcaggcagggctggggctaCAGGCCAGGCACAGCGGTGACATCGGGCCGTGTATGGGCGGGGCTATGCCGACCAGACCACGCCCCTTAGCGCGAGACCACGCCCACTCCCACGTTGCCACGCCCACCTCCCCGTGCCGCGCAGGGCACGCCGGGAGCTGTAGTGCGGGCGGTGCCGGAGCCGCGGCCGCCATGTGTCGCTCCGCGGCGGTGCTGGCGCTGAGCTTGGCGCTGCTctcggccgccgccgccgcctggGACCTGTGGGCACTGAGGGCACTGCGCTGCAGCTTCACGGAGGACTGCGAGTGCGGCTTCGAACCCGACCTGCGCGGTTAGGTTCCCATTCTAGGTCGGGGGTGGCACGGCGGCGTTGGGGCGACCGCAGGACGGGAGCCGTCGGACCTTCGTTTCGTAAAGGATTTGCTTTTGCCGCAGGTCTGGAGTGCGAGCTGGCCGTGACCCTGGTGGGGCAGCCCCTGGTGAGGCAGCAGCTGATGAAGGGACTGAGGCGGTTCCTGGAGAAGCGCAGCCCGGAGAAGCCCCTCGTTATGTCCTTCCACGGCTCCACCGGGACGGGAAAAACCTTCGTGAGCTCCATGCTGGTCCGGCACCTCTTCCCCGAGGGGCTGCAGAGCCGCCACGTCCACCAGTTCTCCCCCATCGTGCACTTCCCCCACGCGGAGCACGTGGAGCGGTACAAGGTGAGCGCTGCCCCGCGCTGCAGGTTGCGGCCGTCCCGGCGCTCGGCGCACGCTCAGGCTGCTCCTGAAGGCGGCAGGGCTGCGGCTCTGTGCTTCGCCCTCTGCCAGAGATTGGAGCAAAGGCTCCACGCAGTGGCTGAAGGCACCTCTGCGATATGCGCTTCTGTTTTCCCAACAGCCGTTCTCGCTgtcattttctccctctttaaatatttacacGGCCCTTTGAATACGCAGCCAGAGTGTTTCACTTAGTGCCTTTCACCTGGAATTGTCTCTGTGCTTTCCAAATCAATAGCTGGGAAAACCTCTGTATGGCTGTGATAATTCCCTCCTCACCCAACAAGGAGCTCCCAAACACAGCTTAACCTGTGGCTCCTGCAGCTGACAGAGGCAAGAAATCCAAAGGTGGAGGTTTTCCAAATGAAACCTCAGCAGTGGGGAAACCAGCACACCTGGATATTTTCCTTCTGGGTGTTTGGAGGAGTTGTGTGTTCTTTTGCATCCTTAGAAGAAATGTGCTCGGTAGGGTAAAGCCTCGTGCTGGGTAAAACGATGCAATTAGGAGTTACACTCATATCCAGGGGACCTAAGTGTTCATGTGTGGGTTGGCACTGATGTAACTTCAGCTGTAGTAAGGAAGGGGAGAGCTGTTCTCATTTGGTGCAGGCACACAATTCTGCACCAGAAAAGGAGGCGACAACAAGCACGTCTCCCTCCCAGTAACTGGGAACTGCAATgcaatgaaagagaaaattgtaGAGAGCTGTAGGAGGCTGAATACCCAGCTTTAGTTTGCTGCCTCCTTCTCACTGCTTTAAATCTGCAATAGGAGACCTGTAATGAGCTAATAAATGGCACAGATAAGTCACCGTGCCAGGCCCGGGACAAAGCAGCCTGCCTCAGGGCTGGCTGTTCCTGCTCTGAGTAGgtggtgctgcacagctgcttctgtgcttcACCTCAGCCCTTGCACTGCAGTAGCTCAGGCCTCCCTCGCTGCTTTATGGTCTGGTGGGTATTTTTCCTAGGAGAACCTGAAGCACTGGATCCACGGGAACTTGACGAAGTGCGGACGGTCGGTCTTTCTCTTTGAGGAGATGGACAAGATGCACCCGGGCCTGATTGATGTGATCATGCCGTTCCTGGGACCCTCGTGGGTTGTGTATGGGACCAACTACCGCAAAGCAATCTTCATCTTCATAAGGTGAGATGCCCCTGTGTGGCAGTGGGGCATCACGGAGCATTCCAGTGCCCTGCTTCTCACGTGGGCACAGCACGATGCCTGCTTCAGAACAccctttcattttgcttttccttttccaagcGTTGAGCTTCTGCAGAAACCAGCAGATGTTGTCTCCTCGTGAACAGTCAAAATTGGAGTGTCTGAAAAAGCTCTCCCCTTCCTGTTATTTGCTTGCCTTTGCAGGAGTCCTTTTAGGCCAGGCAGCGGGGCAAGCCTGGACTGAGCTCACACAGGCTGGAGGATGACAGATGCCACCTCTGTCCTGCAATACCACTGTCCTGGGTAGTAAGTTGTCTTATTCTCGTTACTCCTGCAGCAACGCAGGAGGAGAGCAGATCAATGAAATGACACTGGATCTGTGGCGTGCCCACCGGGACCGGGAGGAGATCAGCCTGCAGGACATGGAGGCAGCCATCTCCAAAGCCGTGTTTGAGAACCCTCAGAGTGAGTGAACCTGCAGTGTttcagcagggagcagagcccagcagagggAGCCAGGCCCACTCCACACAGCCACAGATGCTCTCTGGGATCTCCTAAGCAGGCAGAAGGGGACAGAAATTTGAAGGGAAAGGAATGGTGAGCTCCTCGAGGTTTTCTGGCAGAGGGAAGGAATGGCCTGATTCCCAAGCCAGCAAATCTGTTAGCATGCTTAGCAAAATTCTTTGGAGAAAATGTGTATTCAGATAAAGTatggcacacagcacagcacactcaCTGAAAAGGCACTGGGAATCAgtccctgctgcctgctttgtccttgtcacagagcagagcttAAAATCTGAGCAGCTCAGTTAAACCTAACCATTCCTGGGGAAAGACAAATCTATCTGGGGAAGGAGGGGTTGACAGCTGTTGGTTTAAGTCCTTGTACAAAACGAGCAGAGCTGTCTTCAGCCGAGTACTCTGGCTTCAAACAAAGCAGTTCCTTGAATTCCAAGGACCACAGACACCGAAAGTAAAATCTTCTgtctcttcctttgcttttgtagGTGGATTCTGGAAATCTGGGATTATTAACGAACATCTCATTGATTTTGTCGTGCCCTTCCTCCCCCTGAAGCACCACCACGTAAAGCAGTGTGTCATCAATGAACTTGTGCAGCAAGGGTTAGAAGTACGCCAGGGTGTTGTCCAGGAGGTGGCCGACAGCATCCCCTACTTCccagaagaagagaaattattttcatcaaCAGGATGCAAAACTGTAGCCTCTCGGATCAGTTTTTTCTTCTAGCCTTGCTCAGATCCGTATGGGGCTGTAAAGCTGCACACTGGTGGGATGAGCACCAGGAGCTGCGTGCTGCCATGCAGTAGCACAAATGCCCTCCTGCTGAATTTGTCTTTCCAGCCCCAAGGGCACTATTGCAGAATGCAGCTGTGGGAGCAAGTGATTTGGTTTACAGCACTTTATTGTTTATTCTGTGGCCAGGTGCAGGTGGTTATGCCCAGCCTGGTGCACCACTCAAGTCGTACCTGTGATGAAGAAGGGAAGATGTCAGGAGAGACTGCAGTGTCAGGGAGGCTTCTTACCCTGTCAGCAACACCAATCTGCAGCTCTCTCCTCTTCTGGCAGCTTCTGTTATCCAATGCATGAAGATTCTGAGCCcaaaaaggaattattttttttaaatacattattttagcatttttaaaagccatCTTTTAAGCATGGCAGTACCTCAGTTCCTTGGTACAATGTGACAGTGCTGGTGCTGACTGCTGCGTTGCTGGCTGGTGAACACCCTCAACATTACCCTCTTCATTGAAAGGAAATTTTAGAGCCAACTTCTTCCCAGTTTCCTTTCACTGTGAATAGGTGCTGGTAGGGAGCACCAACAAAAATAGGGACACAACGAGGGAATATGGCAATGCTCAGCCTGCCAAGAACTCAGCTTCCCTACTTGTCCTTCTGCCCATCTTTCCCCCAAGGTCCAAAGGATTTCTCTGCAGCAAaccatggaaatgaaaaaaacaggacttacctacaaaaaaaaaaagttcattccTACCTCCAGAGGAGACTGGTGACACTGATGGTTTTTAACAATACTTTATTCAGTGGTAATTTCTACAGCAGGCTGAGGAATTGGTGCTATGAGCTCTTGAGCTTCTTTGACGTCCTTCTGCTGGTCAGACCTTGCAGGCACTGGAAGaaccagctctgctcagctccacaGGGGTGCCACTTACGTGGGGACCTGAGGACAAGATAGAGAAGTTTGTACTCCACGCTGTCAAGCATGGTGGGTGTATGGCACTGCTGGCCTTTGTCCATTTTAATCTCTGCAGTCGGTTACTGGAGCACAGGTCAGAGAATCATTCCTACTGTGAGAACGAGCTGCCTGAGGGGGTTGTGTGAATGGGGACATGGCTGAGGGTCCCTGATGTTCCTCTCGTGCCCTGGGCTGAAATGAGCTGCTAACACTCAGGACCATTCCAGCCTTCCTCCAGCTTCGTGGGCAGCCATTGGAGGAACAGCCTAAATGCAGCCTGGGAGCTGGTCCATGTACAGACCATCCTGCCTGCAGAAATGGTagcatttctaattttaaaataaatcttttatgaaataaatggtTGAGGAACAGTCATTTGCTTGGATTCCTAACAGCAGCTATCGTGGACAGAGTTAGACTCGCATTTTCATGGGCACAGCTGCCTGGTGCAGTAGCACTTTGGGGATTTAGAGGCATAAAGATGATGCTCTATAATTAGGTAACAGGAAACAAGACTGTGGCCTTTCCCAGGGGTGGAGGTGAAACAGCAGTCGCTGGCCCTGACACCCTGCAGAGGAGCCACTGTAGGTACAAGAAAGCCACAAGGTCTGTCCtgccacagctgcaggcagcccatTTTTCCCCTGTGCAGAAAATCTCTGCATACAAGGCCTTGTTCCCAGGACTGTGCCAGTGCAGAAGGTGAAACCCACACATCCTCTCTTGCCATCAGCAGCCTGGGGACAGGCACCAGTGCCCAGGCAATGCTGCAGGTCTACAGCAAACACCCATCAGACCCTTCAGCTAAGAGGGCTGAGAAGGAATGAGGTTCTGCTTGGAACTGTTTCCCCACATGTAGACATTCCAGCAACCTACTGATGCCTTTTAGGTGCAGACAGTGGCAAAAAGCCTTTGGCAACAAGAGTAATTCAGCAGTTAAGTAGCCAAAATGTGCTTCTGTGCCCCAGAGCAAACAAAGCCCTCATCAGAGTTTGAACAAACCCAGTTTagagcatgcagcagcagcaggctaACACCCAAGACAAATTACCCCCCCACCACCAGCACACACCTACTGCTTCTGTCCATCAGGCATCATCAGATGGAAGTCTTGGAGGACTCTGAAGTGTTTTATCCGAGGTCTGTTGGCCAAGGCTC
This window encodes:
- the TOR2A gene encoding prosalusin isoform X1; its protein translation is MGGAMPTRPRPLARDHAHSHVATPTSPCRAGHAGSCSAGGAGAAAAMCRSAAVLALSLALLSAAAAAWDLWALRALRCSFTEDCECGFEPDLRGLECELAVTLVGQPLVRQQLMKGLRRFLEKRSPEKPLVMSFHGSTGTGKTFVSSMLVRHLFPEGLQSRHVHQFSPIVHFPHAEHVERYKENLKHWIHGNLTKCGRSVFLFEEMDKMHPGLIDVIMPFLGPSWVVYGTNYRKAIFIFISNAGGEQINEMTLDLWRAHRDREEISLQDMEAAISKAVFENPQSGFWKSGIINEHLIDFVVPFLPLKHHHVKQCVINELVQQGLEVRQGVVQEVADSIPYFPEEEKLFSSTGCKTVASRISFFF
- the TOR2A gene encoding prosalusin isoform X2 encodes the protein MKGLRRFLEKRSPEKPLVMSFHGSTGTGKTFVSSMLVRHLFPEGLQSRHVHQFSPIVHFPHAEHVERYKENLKHWIHGNLTKCGRSVFLFEEMDKMHPGLIDVIMPFLGPSWVVYGTNYRKAIFIFISNAGGEQINEMTLDLWRAHRDREEISLQDMEAAISKAVFENPQSGFWKSGIINEHLIDFVVPFLPLKHHHVKQCVINELVQQGLEVRQGVVQEVADSIPYFPEEEKLFSSTGCKTVASRISFFF